A window from Lepus europaeus isolate LE1 chromosome 20, mLepTim1.pri, whole genome shotgun sequence encodes these proteins:
- the PURB gene encoding transcriptional activator protein Pur-beta, which produces MADGDSGSERGGGGGGGPGGFQPAARGGGEQETQELASKRLDIQNKRFYLDVKQNAKGRFLKIAEVGAGGSKSRLTLSMAVAAEFRDSLGDFIEHYAQLGPSSPEQLAAGAEDGGGPRRALKSEFLVRENRKYYLDLKENQRGRFLRIRQTVNRGGGGFGAGPAPGGLQSGQTIALPAQGLIEFRDALAKLIDDYGGEDDELAGGPGGGAGGPGGGLYGELPEGTSITVDSKRFFFDVGCNKYGVFLRVSEVKPSYRNAITVPFKAWGKFGGAFCRYADEMKEIQERQRDKLYERRAGGSGGGDESEGEEVDED; this is translated from the coding sequence ATGGCGGACGGCGACAGCGGCAGcgagcgcggcggcggcggcggcggcgggcccgGCGGCTTCCAGCCCGCGGCCCGCGGTGGCGGTGAGCAGGAGACGCAGGAGCTGGCCTCGAAGCGGCTGGACATCCAGAACAAGCGCTTCTACCTGGACGTGAAGCAGAACGCCAAGGGCCGCTTCCTCAAGATCGCCGAGGTGGGCGCGGGCGGCTCCAAGAGCCGCCTCACGCTGTCCATGGCGGTGGCCGCCGAGTTCCGCGACTCGCTGGGCGACTTCATCGAGCACTACGCGCAgctgggccccagcagccccgAGCAGCTGGCGGCGGGCGCCGAGGACGGCGGCGGGCCGCGGCGCGCGCTCAAGAGCGAGTTCCTGGTGCGCGAGAACCGCAAGTACTACCTGGACCTCAAGGAGAACCAGCGCGGCCGCTTCCTGCGCATCCGCCAGACCGTCaaccgcggcggcggcggcttcggCGCGGGCCCGGCGCCCGGCGGCCTGCAGAGCGGCCAGACCATCGCGCTGCCCGCGCAGGGCCTCATCGAGTTCCGCGACGCGCTGGCCAAGCTCATCGACGACTACGGCGGCGAGGACGACGAGCTGGCCGGCGGCCCGGGGGGCGGCGCCGGGGGCCCCGGGGGCGGCCTGTACGGGGAGCTCCCCGAGGGCACCTCCATCACGGTGGACTCGAAGCGCTTCTTCTTCGACGTGGGCTGCAACAAGTACGGGGTGTTCCTGCGCGTGAGCGAGGTGAAGCCGTCCTACCGCAACGCCATCACCGTGCCCTTCAAGGCCTGGGGCAAGTTCGGAGGCGCCTTCTGCCGGTACGCGGATGAGATGAAGGAGATCCAGGAGCGGCAGAGGGATAAGCTTTATGAGCGCCGTGCCGGGGGCAGCGGAGGCGGCGACGAGTCCGAAGGCGAGGAGGTGGACGAGGATTGA